Part of the Methylorubrum populi genome is shown below.
GGCTCGGCATGCGCCCTCCCCCCTCATCATGCGGCGATCCCGTCGATCGCCGCGGCCTTGGAGAACAGCCGGTAGAAGTTCGCCGTGCTGCGGGCGGCAAAATCCTCGAAGGACAGGTCGAGGGTCCTAGCCAGCACCCGCGCGGTGTCGGCGGTGTAGGCCGGCTCGCAGCGCCGGCCGCGGTGCGGCTCGGGGGCGAGGAACGGCGCGTCGGTCTCGACCAGGATGCGGTCGAGGGGCACGTTCCGGGCGATGTCGCGCAGCGCGTCGGAGCGGCGGAAGGTGACGATGCCGGAGAACGACACCGACAGGCCGAGCTCGACCCCGACCTGCGCCAGCCGCGCGCCCGACGAGAAGCAGTGCAGCACCGCCTTGAACGGTGTCCTGGCCATCTCGTCGGTGAGCACCGCCTCCATATGCGCATCGGCGTCGCGGGAATGGATCACCAGCGGCAGGCCGGAGAGGCGGGCAGCCTCGATATGGGCGCGCAGCACCCGCTCCTGCACCGCCTCCGGCGCGGCGTCCTCGTAATGGTAGTCGAGCCCCGCCTCGCCGATGCCGACGCAGCGCGGCGCGGCGGCGAGCGCGGCGATCGTGTCCGCCGGCACGTCCGGCTCCTCGGCGGCGCCGTGCGGATGGGTGCCGACCGTGTACCAGACCGCCGTATGCGCTTCGGCGAGCGCGCGGTAGCTGTCCGCCTTGGCGACCCGCGTCGAGATGGTGAGCAGGCGCGTCACGCCGGCCTCGGCCGCGCGGGCGATCACGCCGGGGATGTCCTCGGCGAAATCGGGGAAGTCGAGATGGCAGTGGCTGTCGACCAGCATGGTCTGTTCGGCGAATTTCTATCTTCGGAGAGGAGCGATGCGGGGACGGCGGCCCGCGTCAGGCCGTCGCCTCCGGCTTCTCGAAACGGGGGAAGATCGGGGCCGGGGCAGGCAGCGCCGTGCCGGCCCGCAGACGGTGCTCGGCGCTGGTGAAGGCGAAGCTGCGCTGGTCCACCGGCACGGCGAGCAGGTCGAGCAGCGCCCCGCCCGCCGTCGGCACGAAGGGCTGCACCATCAGGCCGACCCGGCGCAGGGTCTCGACCGTGACGTAGAGCACCGTGCTCATCCGCGCCGGATCGCTCTTGCGTAAGCGCCACGGTTCCTCGGAGGCGAAGTAGCGGTTGGCCTCGCCGACCACGGCCCAGATCTCGGCCAGGATCGCGTGGAGCGCCAGATCCCGCATCAGCCCCCGCGCCTTCTCCGGCAGCGCGGCGGCGGCGGCGAGCAGGCGCTCGTCGGCCTCCGTGAACGCGCCGGGCTCCGGCACCGTGCCCTCGCAGTTCTTGGCGATCATCGAGAGCGAGCGCTGGGCGAGGTTGCCGAGATCGTTGGCGAGGTCCGCATTGATGCGGTTGATGATCACCTCGTGGTCGTAATTGCCGTCGCTGCCGAACGGGGCCTCGCGCAGGAGGAAATAGCGCACCGGATCGACGCCGTAGGTGTCGACGAGATCGAGCGGATCGACCACGTTGCCGAGCGACTTCGAAATCTTCTCCCCGCGGCTGAGGAAGAAGCCGTGGCCGAAGATGCGCTTCGGCAGCGGCAACCCGGCCGACATCAGGAAGGCCGGCCAGTAGACCGCGTGGAAGCGGACGATGTCCTTGCCGATGATGTGCAGGCTCGCGGGCCAGAACCGGGCGTTCGGCGCCTCCGCATCGGGAAAACCCGTCACCGTCAGGTAGTTGGTCAGCGCATCGACCCAGACATACATGACGTGGCCCGGCCGGTCCGGCACCGGCACGCCCCAGTCGAAGGTCGTGCGGCTCATCGATAGGTCCTTGAGGCCGGAGCGCACGAAGCTCGCGACCTC
Proteins encoded:
- a CDS encoding TatD family hydrolase — protein: MLVDSHCHLDFPDFAEDIPGVIARAAEAGVTRLLTISTRVAKADSYRALAEAHTAVWYTVGTHPHGAAEEPDVPADTIAALAAAPRCVGIGEAGLDYHYEDAAPEAVQERVLRAHIEAARLSGLPLVIHSRDADAHMEAVLTDEMARTPFKAVLHCFSSGARLAQVGVELGLSVSFSGIVTFRRSDALRDIARNVPLDRILVETDAPFLAPEPHRGRRCEPAYTADTARVLARTLDLSFEDFAARSTANFYRLFSKAAAIDGIAA
- the metG gene encoding methionine--tRNA ligase; the encoded protein is MSASEKANEPFLITTAISYPNGAPHIGHAYEVIATDAIARFHRLDGRDVLFTTGTDEHGLKIQQTAARAGVTPRAFVDDMAGRFKAVADRLDCTYDRFIRTTEPAHYAAAQELWRRMEANGDIYLAKYAGWYSVRDEAYYDEAETVLGPDGGRRSIKTDTPVEWMEEENYLFRLSNYQDRLLTLYAEQPGFLGPETRMNEVASFVRSGLKDLSMSRTTFDWGVPVPDRPGHVMYVWVDALTNYLTVTGFPDAEAPNARFWPASLHIIGKDIVRFHAVYWPAFLMSAGLPLPKRIFGHGFFLSRGEKISKSLGNVVDPLDLVDTYGVDPVRYFLLREAPFGSDGNYDHEVIINRINADLANDLGNLAQRSLSMIAKNCEGTVPEPGAFTEADERLLAAAAALPEKARGLMRDLALHAILAEIWAVVGEANRYFASEEPWRLRKSDPARMSTVLYVTVETLRRVGLMVQPFVPTAGGALLDLLAVPVDQRSFAFTSAEHRLRAGTALPAPAPIFPRFEKPEATA